The bacterium genomic interval CGCGGCCTCGGCGCCCGGCGCGGGGTGCACGACGAACGGCACGCCCGCGATCGCGAGCAGCTCGGCGCGGCGCGGCGAGACCGAGGCGAGGACCAGTTCCTCGCCCGCCGGCCAGTCCAGGAAGGGGCTCGTCAGCATGCCGGTGCGGTCCTCCCCCGCGCGCGCTCGCGGTCCAGGATCAGGGTGACGGGGCCGTCGTTGACCAGCTCGACCGCCATCGCGGCGCCGAAGCGGCCCTCGGCGACCGCGGGCCACTGCGCGCGCAGCAGCCCCGCGAACTCCTCGTACAGGCGCCGGGCCGCCGCGGGCGGCGCCGAACCCGTGAAGCTGGGGCGCAGCCCCCGGCTCAGGTCCCCGTAGAGGGTGAACTGCGAGACCAGCAGGATCCCGCCGCCCACCTCGCGCAGCGAACGGTTCATCAGCCCCGCGTCGTCGCCGAAGAGCCGCAGGTCCGGCAGCTTGCGCGCCGTCCAGCCCAGCTCGTCCGCGGTGTCGTCCGGCGCGAAGGCGGCGAGCACCAGCAGGCCGCCGCCGATCTCGCCGACGACCTCGCCCTCCACCCGCACCGCGGCGCGGGACACGCGTTGCACCACACAGCGCACGGCCGTGCCTCCGTACCGTTCCGGGCGTCAGTTGAGCTGGTAGCGCTCCACGCGCTGCACGCCCTCGACGCGCCTCACCGCGAGCAGGACCCGCTCGAGGTTGTTCAAGTTGCGCACCTCGACCAGGAACGACACGACCGCCAGCTCGTGGTCGCCCTTGAAGTCGCCGCTGTGGATGTTCGTGCCGACGCCGCGGATCGCGTCGCTGAGGTCGGCCAGCAGGCCGCGGCGGTCCAGCGCCGTCACGGTGAGCTTCACCTGGAAGACCTGCTCCTCGCCCACGTCCCAGGAGACGTCGATCAGGCGCTCCGGCTCGATGTTCGCCAGGTTCGAGCAGCCGAGGCGGTGGACCGACACGCCGCGGCCGCGGGTGACGACGCCGATCACCTGGTCGCCGGGGATCGGCTCGCAGCAGCGGGCGTAGCGCACCATCAGGCTGTCCAGCCCCTGGATCTTCACGCCGGACACGCGCCGCCGCAGCAGCGCCGCGTAGATGTCCTTGCCCATGTCGACGAGCTTCTCGGGCGGCTTCTTCTCCCGCGGCTCGAGCCGCGCCAGGACCTTGGTCGACGTGAGGTCGCCGCAGCCGACCGCCGCCAGGAGCTTCTCGGTCTCGGTGTAGCCCATCTCCTGGGCGATCCCGTCCAGGTCCTTGTCCGGGTTCACGTTCAGCTTGTGGCGGCCGAACTCGCGCACGAGGATGTCGCGCCCCAGGCGCACGCTCTCCTCGAACTGGGTCGAGCGGATCCAGCGGCGGATGTGGTGGCGCGCCTTGCCGGTCTTGACGATCTCCAGCCAGGACGTGCCCGGGTGCGCGCCCTTGCTGGTGAGGATCTCGATCGTGTCGCGGTTCTTCAGCTCGGTGGTCAGGCTGACGATGCGCCCGTTCACCTTCGCGCCGACGCAGTGCAGGCCCACCGCGGAGTGCACCTCGAAGGCGAAGTCCAGGGGCGTGGCGCCGCGCGGCAGCTGGAAGATGTCGCCGCGCGGGCTGTAGACGAAGACCTCGTCCTGGAACATGTCGAGCTTCATGCCCGCCATGAACTCGCGCGGGTCGGTGACGTCCTCCTGGTACTCCATCAGCTGCTTGAGCCAGCTGACCATCCTCGAGAAGTCGATGTGCTCGTCCCCCGGGCCCTCCTTGTACTTCCAGTGCGCGGCGATGCCGATCTCGCTGCGCTCGTGCATCTCGTAGGTGCGGATCTGGATCTCGACGAACTTGCCGCCGGGCGCGCGGATCGTCGTGTGCAGGGACTGGTACATGTTGGGCTTGGGGTTGGCGATGTAGTCCTTGATGCGGTCCTGCAGCGGCGTGAACAGGCTGTGGACGATGCCCAGCGCGTGGTAGCAGTCCACCTTGGTCCGCACCAGGATGCGCAGGGCGTGCAGGTCGTACACCCGCTCGATCGGGATGTCCTGCGCCTGCATCTTGTTCCAGATGGAATAGAAGTGCTTGGGCCGGCCGACGATCTCGGCCTCGACGCCGGCCTCGGCCAGGCTCGCCTTCAGCGGCCGGCTCACCTCCTCGATGAGGTGCTCGCGGTCGGTGCGCGTCTGGAGCACGCCGTCGCCCACCGCGTAGTAGGCCTTCGGGTTCAGCACCTTGAAGGCGCGGTCCTCGAGCTCCCACTTGATCTTGGCCAGGCCGAAGCGGTGGGCCAGCGGGGCGTAGACGTCCATCGTCTCGCGCGACATGCCGGCCTGCCGCTCGTCGGCCAGGAACTCGACGGTGCGCATGTTGTGCAGGCGGTCGGCCAGCTTGATCAGGACCGTGCGGGGATCCTGCGTGATGGAGAAGACGAGCTTGCGGTAGTTCTCCGCCTGGCGCGTCTCGGGGTTGTGCGAGCGCAGGTCGCTGATCTTCGTCACGCCGTCGACCATGTGCGCCACGTCGGGCCCGAACTCGCGGCGCACCGTGTCGAGGTCCAGCGAGGTGTCCTCGACGACGTCGTGCAGCATGCCCGCCACCAGCGTGTCCACGTCGAGCCGCAGGTCGGCCAGGATGTCGGCCACGGTCAGGGCGTGCACGAAGTAGGGCTCGCCGCTCTTGCGCAGCTGGCCCTCGTGGGCCTGGCGGCCGCGGCGGTAGGCGGCCCAGAGGCGGTCGATGTCGGCGCGCGGGTTGTAGGCCCGCACCTTGCGCACGACCTCCTGCATCCCCGCCTCGAGGGCGTCCCCGGCGGGGGCCGTGTCGCGGTCCACGTTCACGACGCGTCGCCCTGCCGGATGTCCAGCAGCTGCAGTTGCACGGGCTCGACGGTCGCGCCGTTGCTGGGGCGCCAGTTGTTCGTCGCGATCTGGAACAGGATGTCCCAGCGCCGTTCCGGCAGCGAGGTCCGGCCGCCGGGCAGGCTCCCGAGCATGGCGTGCCAGGCCTTGCCGCTCCCGAAGCTGATGAACGGCAGCGAGAGGGCGGGCGTGCCCCCGGCGCGCGGCTGTCCGGGCCCGGCGAAGCGGAAGCGCAGGTGCTCGCCCCCGCGGCCCACGGGCGCGGGGGCCCCGGACAGGCGCAGCCCGTCGCAGCGGAACACCGGCGCGCGGTTGCCCTCGCCGAACGGCTCCAGCAGCGCGCATTCCTGGTTCAGCTGCGTCACCTCCTGCACCGTCATCGAGCCCATCGACAGTTCGAGGTCGTAGGTCTCGGGCACGCCGGCCTGCGCCGGCGCCTCGCGCAGCGCGGCCAGGAAGGCCGCGCGGAACGCGTCGAGATCGCGCGTGCGCAGGGTCATGCCGGCCGCCTGGGCGTGCCCGCCGTAGCGCACCAGCATCCCGGCGCAGCGGTCGAGCACGGCCTTGATGTCGACGCCGGGCACGCTCCGCGCCGACCCCCGCGACTCCTCGCCCTCGAGCGAGAACAGGATCGACGGCACGTTGAAGCGTTCCACGAGCCGGGCGGCGCTGATGCCGATCACGCCCCGGTGCCAGCCCTCGTCGCCCAGGATCAGGCCCGGGTCGCCGCGCTCGGCGAAGGGCAGCGCCTTGATCACCGCCTCGTCCATGACCCGCTGGTCGGTGTCGCGGCGGCGCTTGTTCGTCTCGTCGGCCTCGTCGGCCAGGGCGCGGGCCTCATCGGCGTCCCGCGTCAACAGCAGGTCCAGCGCGGCCTGGACGCGGCCGATGCGCCCGCAGGCGTTCAGGCGCGGCGCCAGCTGGTAGGCCACGTGCGTCGCGGTGACGGCCTGGCCGTGGTCGAGACCCGCCTTCTCCAGCAGCGCCCGCAGGCCCGGCCGGACCGTGCGGCGGTCCGAGATGCGTTCGAGCCCGCGGCGCACCAGCACGCGGTTCTCGTCGACCAGGGGCATCTGGTCCGCGATCAGGCCCAGGGCCGCGAGGTCCTGGACCGAGGCGAGGAAGTCCTCCGGCAGGCAGCCGGGCGCCAGCTCCGCCAGCGCCTGCGCCAGCTTGAACGCCACCGCGACGCCGC includes:
- the recJ gene encoding single-stranded-DNA-specific exonuclease RecJ, which produces MQYELGFGGSGGVDPVPAAAKGPAAVVGPSAAPVRPGVLSGRAWRAAGVPEPETLEAISRALPLSRPVSGHLVALLAVRGVVGERALERFFYPEIEHLHDPLLLDEIEPAARRLLRAAAAGEKVAIHGDFDVDGLTGTALLAELLRALAVDGRRCELQPPFVPDRARDGYGVARRMLGEWSAAGVGLLVTVDTGSAAHEEIAVALAGGMDVVVLDHHLFDARPAGVHALVNPRRPGNRYPNAELCGVAVAFKLAQALAELAPGCLPEDFLASVQDLAALGLIADQMPLVDENRVLVRRGLERISDRRTVRPGLRALLEKAGLDHGQAVTATHVAYQLAPRLNACGRIGRVQAALDLLLTRDADEARALADEADETNKRRRDTDQRVMDEAVIKALPFAERGDPGLILGDEGWHRGVIGISAARLVERFNVPSILFSLEGEESRGSARSVPGVDIKAVLDRCAGMLVRYGGHAQAAGMTLRTRDLDAFRAAFLAALREAPAQAGVPETYDLELSMGSMTVQEVTQLNQECALLEPFGEGNRAPVFRCDGLRLSGAPAPVGRGGEHLRFRFAGPGQPRAGGTPALSLPFISFGSGKAWHAMLGSLPGGRTSLPERRWDILFQIATNNWRPSNGATVEPVQLQLLDIRQGDAS
- a CDS encoding bifunctional (p)ppGpp synthetase/guanosine-3',5'-bis(diphosphate) 3'-pyrophosphohydrolase, producing MNVDRDTAPAGDALEAGMQEVVRKVRAYNPRADIDRLWAAYRRGRQAHEGQLRKSGEPYFVHALTVADILADLRLDVDTLVAGMLHDVVEDTSLDLDTVRREFGPDVAHMVDGVTKISDLRSHNPETRQAENYRKLVFSITQDPRTVLIKLADRLHNMRTVEFLADERQAGMSRETMDVYAPLAHRFGLAKIKWELEDRAFKVLNPKAYYAVGDGVLQTRTDREHLIEEVSRPLKASLAEAGVEAEIVGRPKHFYSIWNKMQAQDIPIERVYDLHALRILVRTKVDCYHALGIVHSLFTPLQDRIKDYIANPKPNMYQSLHTTIRAPGGKFVEIQIRTYEMHERSEIGIAAHWKYKEGPGDEHIDFSRMVSWLKQLMEYQEDVTDPREFMAGMKLDMFQDEVFVYSPRGDIFQLPRGATPLDFAFEVHSAVGLHCVGAKVNGRIVSLTTELKNRDTIEILTSKGAHPGTSWLEIVKTGKARHHIRRWIRSTQFEESVRLGRDILVREFGRHKLNVNPDKDLDGIAQEMGYTETEKLLAAVGCGDLTSTKVLARLEPREKKPPEKLVDMGKDIYAALLRRRVSGVKIQGLDSLMVRYARCCEPIPGDQVIGVVTRGRGVSVHRLGCSNLANIEPERLIDVSWDVGEEQVFQVKLTVTALDRRGLLADLSDAIRGVGTNIHSGDFKGDHELAVVSFLVEVRNLNNLERVLLAVRRVEGVQRVERYQLN
- the dtd gene encoding D-aminoacyl-tRNA deacylase — protein: MRCVVQRVSRAAVRVEGEVVGEIGGGLLVLAAFAPDDTADELGWTARKLPDLRLFGDDAGLMNRSLREVGGGILLVSQFTLYGDLSRGLRPSFTGSAPPAAARRLYEEFAGLLRAQWPAVAEGRFGAAMAVELVNDGPVTLILDRERARGRTAPAC